TTCTGGTAGCCAATTTCCTCCAGGTCTGCTTTGAGTTGTTTCATGACCGGAACCTCGCCGTGCACCAGAAAGATTTTCTGAATCTGGTCTTTGTCCTGGCAGTGTAGAAACTTGGCAATGTCACCGTAGTCGCCGTGGGCGCTGTATTCTTTCATCTCCATCATCTCGGCGCGTACTTCCACTTCTTCGCCATGGATGAACACTCTGTCTGCGCCGCCGGTCAGTTTGCCGCCCAGGGTAGAAGGTTCACAATAACCGGTCACCAGGACCGCGCTGTTAGCATCGGCCAGGTTGTTTTTGAGGTGATGCTGGATGCGGCCCGCGTTCATCATGCCAGAGGAAGAGATAATCACGCAGGGCTCGTCCATCTTAATAAGTTCTTTAGAATCCTCCACCTCTGTGATGTAGTTCAGCTGCGGAAACCCGAACGGGTCTGGGTCTTCCTTGATGTAGGCCAGCATGGTATCATTGAAGCACTCGGTATGCTCGCGCATAATGTCTGTGGCGTAGACGGAGAGCGGACTATCCACAAACACTTTAATGTCGGGCAGGCGGCCCTCTTCTGCTAAATAATTCAAAGAGTAAATCAATTCCTGGGTGCGGCCAATGCTGAACGCTGGAATGAGCAATTTGCCCTGCCGTTCTACGCACACTTCACGCACAATCTTTTCCAAACGGTCCTCGGTGTTCTCCAGGCTGTCATGCACGCGGTTGCCGTAGGTAGACTCACAGATGATAATTTCGGCCTGCGGAAATTCCTGCGGTTTGTTCAAAATGCGGTTGGCAAAGCGGCCAATGTCGCCAGAGAAAGTGAGGGTTCTGGTACGGCCCTCGTCCTGCAGTTTTAGGTTGATGGCGGCGCTGCCCAGCACGTGGCCGGTGTCTGTGAAGAGCAGTTCTACGTCTTCGTCTATCTGGTAGGGTTGGTTGTAGGGCACGGTTTGGAACAGGGTCAGGGCTTTGTCCACGTCCTCCAGGGTATAAAGCGGGTCCAGGCCTTCTAAATCGCCGTTGTTGCCCTGTATGCGGGCACTGTCTCTCAAAAGCAGTTCGCAGAGTTTCAACGTGGGTGGCGTGCAGAAGATGGGGCCGTTATAACCGTCTTGCACCAGTTTGGGAATGAGGCCAGAGTGGTCAATGTGTGCGTGTGAAAGGATGAGGAAGGTGATGTTCTCGGGCTCAAACTCAAAGGTGCGGTTTAAGTCATCAGATTTATTGCCTTGTCCTTGTGAGAGGCCGCAGTCCAATAAGATGCGCTTGCCGTTCTCTAACGTGACAAGGTGCTTGCTGCCCGTCACGGTCTGGGCGGCTCCGTAAAATGATATGGTCATGAAGGATCTTCTAAAAGGGTAGGCAGAAGTGTACGCGCAGGCTTTGGGCTTGTTGTGGAGGGTAGAGAAGTTGTCTTCGTTTTTGGGTTGTTTTGCAGGAAACAGGCCAAAAACGGCACTCCGCTCCATTGTTTTCTCAAGAGAGACCAAGGCGAAATTGATTCTCAGGAGAATGCCGTACTTTTGCACCTCTTATGGCAAATTCCTTCTCCTTCTTTCTGGCCCTCACGCCCCCGTGAGGTTGGGCTCCCAGGATAGTTTCAAGTAAAGGCTTGTCTCTTTTTCAAAAAATGGCCTGTTGCCAAGGCCGAATTACTAAACACGCCTAAGGTTAAATTTAGGTGTCTTCCGTTCCTTATTGATTTTTAAGAATGAAGCCTATAATTCGTCTGTTTGATTTCAGTCAGAAAGTAGATTATAAGAAAGAGGTGTTGGCCGGACTCACGGTGGCCATGACCATGATTCCTGAGTCGCTTTCCTTCGCTATTCTGGCTGGTTTTCCGCCGTTGGTGGGGTTGTATGCGGCCTTTATCATGGGCTTGGTGACGGCCGTGCTAGGCGGAAGGCCGGGCATGGTCTCTGGCGGCGCCGGTGCTACAGCGGTGGTGCTCATTGCCCTCATGCAAGGTCATGGCTTGGAGTATGTGTTTGCCGCCGTGGCCTTAGCGGGCATATTGCAGATTCTGGTGGGCGTGTTCAAGCTGGGCAAGTTCATTAGATTGGTGCCCCAGCCGGTCATGTTCGGGTTTGTGAACGGCTTGGCGGTCATCATTTTTATGTCGCAGGTAGAGCAGTTCAAAAGCGGTACGGGTTGGTTGTCTGGTGACACGCTCTACATCATGGCCGGACTAGTAGCCTTGACCATTGCCATCATTCTGGTGTTGCCCAGGATTACCAAAGCCGTACCACCGTCCTTGGTGGCCATTCTAGTGGTCTTTGGCGTGGTGATGGGTTTTGACATTGACACCAAACTGGTGCGTGACATCGCCTCGGTGAGTGGTAGCCTGCCGCCGTTCCATGTTCCGCAGATTCCTTTCACGCTGGAGACCTTGCAAATCATCTTCCCGTATGCCTTGATCATGGCTGGGGTGGGCCTTACAGAAAGTTTACTCACCATGAACCTGGTAGATGAAATCACCGGCACACGCGGCAATGGCAACCGCGAAAGCATGGCCCAGGGTACGGCCAACGTGCTGAATGGCTTCTTCTACGGCATGGGAGGCTGTGCCATGATTGCCCAGACGCTGGTGAACCTTTCGGCTGGTGCGCGTGCAAGATTGGCAGGAATTGTGGCCGCCTTCACCATTCTCACTATTATTCTAGTAGGTGCGCCTTTTATTGAACGTGTGCCCATGGCCGCGCTGGTAGGTGTGATGGTGATGGTGTCTATTGGTACGTTTGAGTGGATTAGCTTTAGAATCATCAACAAAATGCCCAGGCATGATGTCTTCGTGGGTATCTTGGTAGCCGTGATCACTGTTTGGCTGCACAACTTAGCCTTGGCCGTGTTGATTGGCGTCATCATCTCTGCTCTGGTGTTTGCCTGGGAAAGCGCCAAGCGCATACGAGCCAGAAAGTACCTGGATGAAAATGGTGTGAAGCACTATGAACTGTACGGACCATTGTTCTTCGGATCTGTGGCCGCGTTCACTGAAAAGTTTGACGTATCCGATGACCCGCAGAAAGTCATCATTGATTTCAAAGACAGCCGCGTGGCGGATATGTCGGGCATTGAAGCCCTCAACAAACTCACCGATCGCTACCAGAAAGCCGGCAAAAAACTCCACCTCCGTCACCTAAGCCCCGACTGCCTTGTCCTGTTGAAAAACGCCAAGGATGTGATTGAGGTAAATATTGTGGAAGACCCGCATTATGGGGTTGTGACGGATGAGTGGGTGTAAAGGCGATGAGCGTTTTTGGCTTGTTTTCTGGAAAGTAGGCCAAAAACGAATCCCCTAGCTAAACGCAGATTCTCCCCTTGAGGGGAGCGCAGAGGGGTGTTTACATTAGCAGGTCATAGCTTTCTCAACTAAAAAGATAACTCTGAAGAAGGTCCCTACTTCTATATTGGTTGGGGTAATCTCTGGTGTAAGCAAGATATAATCCTCTTGTGTAAACACCCCTCTACGCTCCCCTCAAGGGGAGAATCCGCAACTTCAAACAGCTTTGGTGCTTTGGTGTTGAGACAAAGGGCTCACAGTTTCTGCAACTGTGAGCCCTTTTTGCTATTCGTTTTTAACCTGATTTCCAGAAAACAAGCTAAAAACGCTATACCAACCCGCGTAACCGCTCGGCAGCGCTTTCTGGGGTGATGTCCCGCTGTGGGTTGCCCATGAGTTCATAGCCTACCATGAATTTCTTGACGGTGGCGGAGCGCAGAAGCGGTGGGTAGAAGTGCATGTGGAAGTGCCATTCCGGGTGCTCCTGTCCATCGGTGGGGCTTTGGTGCAGGCCGGCAGAGTAGGGGAAGGAGGTCTGGAATAGGCGGTCGTAGACTTCAGAGAGCTGTTTCATGATAGCGGCGAAGGCGTCTTTCTCCGCATCGGTCATCTGGCCCAGATGTTGGAAATGGCGCTTAGAGACAATCATGGTCTCAAACGGCCATACCGCCCAGAATGGAATGAGCGCTACAAAGTGCTCGTTCTCCAGCACAATGCGCGTCTTCTCCTCCAACTCCAAGGCCAGGTAATCTGCCAAAAGGCTTCGGCCGTTCTCCTGAAAGTACTGGGCTTGTTGCACGGTTTCTTTGGCAGGCTCTACTGGTACTGAGCTTTGCGCCCAAATCTGGCCGTGCGGGTGCGGATTGCTACTGCCCATCACTTGGCCCTTGTTCTCAAAAATCTGCACGTAGTTGATGTAGTCCAGCGCGCCCAGTTCCAGGTATTGCTGTTGCCACAGGTCCACCACTTTTCTAATCTCAGGCACACTAATCTCAGACAGAGTCAAGTCATGGCGTGGTGAGAAGCAGATGACTTGGCAGATGCCTCGCTCACTTTCGGCTTTGATGAGGTTACCTTTGGTGAAGGAGCCAGCAGGCGTCTCTGATTGCAAAGCCGCAAAGTCATTGGTGAACACAAACGTGGACGGGTAGTCTGGATTGGTTTCGCCGTTGGCGCGCAGGTTGCCGGGGCACAGGTAGCATCCCGGATCATACTGCGGCCTTTCTTCTATGGTCACCGCTTCCTGCTGGCCCTGCCACGGCCGCTTTGACCTATGCGGAGACACCAAGACCCAGTCGCCGGTGAGGGCGTTGTATCTTCTATGCGAATGGTCGTTTAAATCAAAAGACTCCATTGGTTAATGAGTGATTGAGTGATTGCTGGAATGAGTGAATGGTGATGGCGTCTTGGCCTGTTTTCAGGAAACCGGGCTAGAAACGAGGCTGCTGCCGTTGACAATCTCGGCAATATAGGCTTTCATCTTAATGCCAAATTGCTGTTCATAGGCATCTTCCATCGTCTGAATATAAGGGCCTACCTGGTCTAATTTCACCAAGTTAATAGTACAGCCGCCAAAACCTCCGCCCATCATGCGTGCGCCTAACACGGCCTCGTTCTTCTTGGCTAAGTCGGCTAAGAAATCCAGCTCGGGACAGCTTACTTCATAGTCATGTTGCAGGCCCTGG
The nucleotide sequence above comes from Nibribacter ruber. Encoded proteins:
- a CDS encoding UDP-glucose--hexose-1-phosphate uridylyltransferase gives rise to the protein MESFDLNDHSHRRYNALTGDWVLVSPHRSKRPWQGQQEAVTIEERPQYDPGCYLCPGNLRANGETNPDYPSTFVFTNDFAALQSETPAGSFTKGNLIKAESERGICQVICFSPRHDLTLSEISVPEIRKVVDLWQQQYLELGALDYINYVQIFENKGQVMGSSNPHPHGQIWAQSSVPVEPAKETVQQAQYFQENGRSLLADYLALELEEKTRIVLENEHFVALIPFWAVWPFETMIVSKRHFQHLGQMTDAEKDAFAAIMKQLSEVYDRLFQTSFPYSAGLHQSPTDGQEHPEWHFHMHFYPPLLRSATVKKFMVGYELMGNPQRDITPESAAERLRGLV
- a CDS encoding SulP family inorganic anion transporter, whose amino-acid sequence is MKPIIRLFDFSQKVDYKKEVLAGLTVAMTMIPESLSFAILAGFPPLVGLYAAFIMGLVTAVLGGRPGMVSGGAGATAVVLIALMQGHGLEYVFAAVALAGILQILVGVFKLGKFIRLVPQPVMFGFVNGLAVIIFMSQVEQFKSGTGWLSGDTLYIMAGLVALTIAIILVLPRITKAVPPSLVAILVVFGVVMGFDIDTKLVRDIASVSGSLPPFHVPQIPFTLETLQIIFPYALIMAGVGLTESLLTMNLVDEITGTRGNGNRESMAQGTANVLNGFFYGMGGCAMIAQTLVNLSAGARARLAGIVAAFTILTIILVGAPFIERVPMAALVGVMVMVSIGTFEWISFRIINKMPRHDVFVGILVAVITVWLHNLALAVLIGVIISALVFAWESAKRIRARKYLDENGVKHYELYGPLFFGSVAAFTEKFDVSDDPQKVIIDFKDSRVADMSGIEALNKLTDRYQKAGKKLHLRHLSPDCLVLLKNAKDVIEVNIVEDPHYGVVTDEWV
- a CDS encoding MBL fold metallo-hydrolase RNA specificity domain-containing protein; the protein is MTISFYGAAQTVTGSKHLVTLENGKRILLDCGLSQGQGNKSDDLNRTFEFEPENITFLILSHAHIDHSGLIPKLVQDGYNGPIFCTPPTLKLCELLLRDSARIQGNNGDLEGLDPLYTLEDVDKALTLFQTVPYNQPYQIDEDVELLFTDTGHVLGSAAINLKLQDEGRTRTLTFSGDIGRFANRILNKPQEFPQAEIIICESTYGNRVHDSLENTEDRLEKIVREVCVERQGKLLIPAFSIGRTQELIYSLNYLAEEGRLPDIKVFVDSPLSVYATDIMREHTECFNDTMLAYIKEDPDPFGFPQLNYITEVEDSKELIKMDEPCVIISSSGMMNAGRIQHHLKNNLADANSAVLVTGYCEPSTLGGKLTGGADRVFIHGEEVEVRAEMMEMKEYSAHGDYGDIAKFLHCQDKDQIQKIFLVHGEVPVMKQLKADLEEIGYQNIEIPEFRLSYVV